One Thiohalomonas denitrificans DNA window includes the following coding sequences:
- a CDS encoding ribulose-bisphosphate carboxylase: MDQSNRYARLDLNEDELIKGGRHVLCAYLMKPKAGYYDFLGTAAHFAAESSTGTNVEVSTTDDFTKGVDALVYEIDEANELMKIAYPIELFDRNIKDGRAMIVSFLTLAIGNNQGMGDVEYAKMLDFYVPPAYLRLFDGPAMNIQDMWRVLGRDINNGGMVVGTIIKPKLGLRPQPFADACYQFWLGGDFIKNDEPQGNQVFAPLKKTIPLVADAMKRAQDETGEAKIFSANITSDDPFEMIARGEFILETFGENADHVAFLVDGFVGGPMAVTTCRRYFANQFLHYHRAGHGMVTSPQTQRGYNALVHMKMSRMQGASGIHTGTMGFGKMEGDPTDKLLAYMLENEEAEGLYYPQKWYGMKPTTPIISGGMNALRLPGFFDNLGHSNVIQTSGGGAFGHKDGGTAGAKSLQQARDAWMKGVDLVEYAKEHPELKGAFETFHWDADNLFPGWRESLGVSAAAHK; this comes from the coding sequence ATGGACCAGTCCAATCGCTACGCACGTCTTGATCTGAATGAAGACGAACTCATCAAGGGCGGCCGCCACGTACTTTGCGCCTACCTGATGAAACCGAAGGCCGGCTACTACGATTTCCTCGGTACTGCGGCGCACTTCGCTGCCGAGTCCTCTACCGGCACCAACGTTGAAGTCTCCACCACCGACGATTTCACCAAGGGCGTTGACGCTCTGGTTTACGAAATCGATGAAGCCAACGAGCTCATGAAGATCGCCTATCCGATCGAGCTCTTTGACCGCAACATCAAGGACGGTCGGGCGATGATCGTCAGCTTCCTGACCCTGGCTATCGGTAACAACCAGGGCATGGGCGACGTCGAATACGCCAAGATGCTCGATTTCTACGTACCGCCCGCTTACCTGCGCCTGTTCGATGGCCCCGCCATGAACATCCAGGACATGTGGCGCGTGCTGGGCCGTGACATCAATAACGGCGGCATGGTGGTCGGCACCATCATCAAGCCGAAGCTCGGCCTGCGCCCGCAGCCGTTCGCCGATGCCTGCTACCAGTTCTGGCTCGGCGGCGACTTCATCAAGAACGACGAGCCCCAGGGTAATCAGGTCTTCGCTCCGTTGAAGAAGACCATCCCGCTGGTGGCTGACGCGATGAAGCGCGCCCAGGATGAGACCGGCGAGGCGAAGATCTTCTCCGCCAACATCACCTCCGACGACCCGTTCGAGATGATTGCGCGCGGCGAGTTCATCCTGGAAACCTTCGGCGAGAATGCCGACCACGTCGCCTTCCTGGTGGACGGCTTTGTTGGTGGACCGATGGCGGTGACCACCTGCCGTCGCTATTTCGCCAATCAGTTCCTGCACTACCATCGTGCCGGCCATGGCATGGTGACCAGCCCGCAGACCCAGCGTGGCTACAACGCCCTGGTCCACATGAAGATGTCCCGCATGCAGGGTGCCTCCGGTATCCACACCGGCACCATGGGCTTCGGCAAGATGGAAGGTGACCCCACCGACAAGCTGCTGGCGTACATGCTGGAGAACGAAGAGGCCGAAGGCCTGTACTACCCGCAGAAGTGGTATGGCATGAAGCCGACCACCCCGATCATCTCGGGCGGCATGAATGCCCTGCGTCTGCCGGGCTTCTTCGACAACCTGGGCCACTCCAACGTCATCCAGACTTCTGGCGGTGGTGCATTCGGCCACAAGGACGGCGGTACCGCTGGTGCCAAATCCCTGCAGCAGGCTCGTGACGCCTGGATGAAGGGCGTCGATCTGGTCGAATACGCCAAGGAGCACCCGGAGCTGAAGGGCGCCTTCGAGACCTTCCACTGGGATGCTGATAATCTGTTCCCGGGTTGGCGCGAGAGCCTGGGCGTTTCTGCGGCTGCTCACAAGTAA
- a CDS encoding CbbQ/NirQ/NorQ/GpvN family protein, whose product MSIDRDQYLIQDEPFYRESGGEVKLFEAAYAARLPVMIKGPTGCGKSRFVEYMAWKLGKPVVTVACNEDMTAADLVGRYLLDAQGTRWQDGPLTIAARIGAICYLDEVVEARQDTTVVIHPLTDYRRALPLDKKGEVLHAHEDFQLVISYNPGYQSLMKDLKQSTKQRFTALEFEYPESDTETEIVSRETGIDGAMARKLVDIGCRGRNLKGHGLDEGISTRLLVYAAHLIQHGVEPRQACRMALIQPITDDTDIRDNLESAFDLIF is encoded by the coding sequence ATGAGCATCGATCGTGACCAGTACCTCATTCAGGACGAGCCGTTCTATCGTGAGTCCGGCGGCGAGGTGAAGCTGTTCGAGGCGGCCTATGCAGCGCGCCTGCCGGTGATGATCAAGGGCCCGACCGGTTGTGGCAAGTCCCGCTTTGTGGAGTACATGGCCTGGAAGCTGGGCAAGCCGGTGGTGACCGTGGCCTGTAACGAGGATATGACCGCTGCCGACCTGGTGGGACGCTATCTGCTCGATGCGCAGGGTACACGCTGGCAGGACGGACCCTTGACCATTGCTGCGCGTATCGGGGCTATCTGCTATCTGGACGAAGTCGTCGAAGCACGTCAGGACACCACGGTGGTCATTCACCCGCTGACCGACTACCGGCGCGCCCTGCCGCTGGACAAGAAAGGCGAGGTGCTTCACGCCCACGAGGACTTCCAACTGGTGATCTCCTACAACCCCGGTTACCAGAGCCTGATGAAGGATCTCAAGCAATCCACCAAACAGCGCTTCACCGCCCTCGAATTCGAATATCCCGAGTCCGATACCGAAACCGAGATCGTCAGCAGGGAGACGGGCATCGACGGTGCCATGGCACGCAAGCTGGTGGATATTGGCTGCCGCGGCCGTAATCTAAAGGGGCACGGCCTCGATGAAGGCATCTCCACCCGTCTGCTGGTCTATGCGGCTCATCTGATCCAGCACGGCGTTGAGCCGCGCCAGGCCTGCCGTATGGCGCTGATCCAGCCGATTACCGACGATACCGACATCCGCGACAACCTGGAAAGCGCGTTTGATCTGATTTTCTGA